CGCGACTGAGACATTGGTCGATCTATCTGAGGCCTCGGCCTTTGGAGCCGCGACGGTCTTGGATGCCTCTCGGCCGGTTGACCAGCGGTTGGGGGTCGATCGGGTCCGGGTGCAAATTGATCAAGATCGCCCCAAGCTTCGGATGCGGTCACAGCAAGTCGCTACGGCGACCTTCCTTCTGACCTATCAAACCCTGACCGACGCGGAGCTCGAGCGCTATGCCGAATTCCTGGAGTCGGATCCCGGTCGCGAATACCTTGCCGCAACTCACGACGCGCTCAAAAACGCTCTCTACGAAGCCAGCGAAACTATGAACCGGAGTCTTTCCGCGCTGTTCACGCGCCCCAAGGGATGAGCGGGTCCTTGCGGAGGGTATTCGCTCTTCGACTCGTCGGACATGATGACCGGACGCTTCAGAAACGGGTCACACTGGAAAAATGAAAGTCTCGGATCCGCATGGCGGGCACCAACATCTTGCCCGTCTCAGCCGTGACGGTTTCCGCAGGGTGGGTGCACTCGTCGAGATTTGAAAAGGCCTTCAACGGGCTTTCGTGGAAGCGGAAATTGTGAACCGCCCCGGCAATTTTGCCGTTCTCGATCAAGAATGTTCCATCCCGCGTCATACCTGTCAAGGTCAGGTCCGTATGGCTGACGACGCGGAGATACCAGAGGTTACTGACTAAGATACCCTGTTCAGTCGTCGCGATCAGATCGTCACCAATTCCATCTCCAGAGAGACAGGGCGCCTCCGGTAAGCTGATGGGGGGCACGGCCTTGGTGTGGGCCGTAAACCGATCGTAGGCGAGCTGCCTGAGCACCCCGTCTTGAATCCACCACGATTCGCGGCTCGGCACACCGTCCGAGTCGAAACTCATCCCCAACAGATCCGGATGCAACGGCAGATTGTGCAGATTCAATCGAGGATCGATCAGTGGGTGTCCCAGCTTGCCGCTGAACGGGCTGGTGCCCTTCTCGTATGACTTGGCATCCAATAGCCAGATCATCCAACTCAGCAACCCGGCCACGGCCGCAGGCTCAAGCAGGACGGTATAGCGTCCAGCGGCGAGCGGCTTGGGACTTCCGGCACGTTTGACCTTGCCGATGGCGAGGCGGGTCCGCTCTTCGATGGCAAGCTGGTCACAGGAACGATGAGCATTGGAGGCCCAGGCGCTGGCCTCGCCGTCCATGACCGTGACGCTGAAGCGGGCCTCCGTCCGTGGCTCGTAGGCACGTAACCCCTGGCTCGTTGAGAGCGCCGCAATGCCATCACTGGTTGCCACGATACCGGCGGCATTCAGACCTTCCCCTTGACACATCCCGATCATCCTCCGCGCGTCGGCCAGACGACGCGCCGCACCGGCGGCAGAGGTTTCCGCCCGCCAGCACGGCAGCGCCAGATAGGTTTGCAGAGGAAGCGACGGAAGATATTCGGGATCCTCCGGGGACACCCTGGCGATGCGTTCCGCCCGCTTCAGGGCATCCTGGACCGCGCCCGCGGTGAGGTCGGTCGTGCTCGCCGTTCCCCGCCGGCGCCCGAACGCCACCGTGACCGTCAATGTGACTCGCCGTGCATTGACATTCTGGATGATCTGGTTGTTGGCGAAGCGGGTCGTCCCGCCGATCGAATCCCAGAGGGACATCACTGTATCGTCTCCCGACGAATGCTTCAGCACCAGGTCGGTGAGAAACTCAAACTCCTGCCGACTCGTGAGGCCCGAACTCATGACGTCTTGTCTCCCGAACTCCGGATCACGCTCACGCCGCGAAACCGCGCGGGCGAGGCAGCATGCGTCATCCATCCGGATTGTCCCGGCTGGCCTTTGCCGCAGGTGATGAACCCGTAGCGCCGACGGAAGCGCTCATTGGCCACCCCGTCGCAACGATTCCAAAACTCAGGCGTGATGTCGTGGTAGACCACATCGCGAAGCATGTGGGTCCGTTTCCCGTGCTCAACCAGCCAAAACGCGTCCCCGCCGAACTGGAAATTGTAGCGACGCTGGTCGATGCTGTAGGAGCCATGCCCTTCGATATAGATACCGCGTCGGACATCCGCCAGCAAATCGTCGAGCGAGGCACGGCCGGGAAGCAGCCCGACATTGGCAATGCGTACGATCGGAATGCTGGCCCAGCTCTCGGCCCGGTTCGAGCCGCGAGACCGACGGTCTCCGATCTTCGGTGCAACCTCGCGGTTGGTGCAATAGCCCACGAACAGGCCTTCCCGCACGATGTCCCAGCGCTGACAGGCAACCCCATCATCGTCATATCCGGTTGCCGCCAGCGTTTCCGGCTCGGTATTGTCCGCCACAAGCGTGACGTGCGGGGATCCGTAGCGAAAGGTTCCCAGTTTGTCGGTGGTCAAGAAGCTCGTGCCCGCATAATTGGCCTCGTAGCCGAGCGCCCGGTCCAGCTCGCTGGGATGGCCGCAGGATTCGTGAATGGTCAGCGACAGATGTTCGGGATCGAGCACCAGGTCATACGTTCCCGCTTGGACCGCCGGAGCCTTTACCTTTTCGACAGCCTCAGCTGCCACCCGCGGGGCTTCGGCGACGAAGTTGGCCTGGTTGATCAATTCGTAGCCCGTCCGAAGATGGGGCGTATTGTAGCTCCGGGAAGCGAAGCGACCGTCATGGACCGCGGTCACCTCCATCTCGCCCTGCACGGCCAACAAATCGAAATGGATCCGTGAACCTTCCGTCGAGACGAACAACTTCACGTCCTGACGCGCCCACAACTGCGCGCGACTTCTCACCACTCCGGACTGCCGGTGCAGCACCTCCATCGTCTCCATCAGCATGGCGGTCTTCTGCTCAAGCGGAACCGCAAAGGGATCGGCTTTCCGGGCCGTCACGACGGTATCACGATGAACCGGCTCTTCCGCCAGTCTCACAGGATCCCTCGCCAAGCTGGCCGAGCCTTTGGCGATGTCGACCGCGAGCTCCGCCACCCGCGGGACCTCTTCCAGCGAACGGATCGCGCTGGCGGCGAACCCCCAGGCGCCGTGATAGAGCACTCGGACGCCGAAACCGCCATCGCGACTATCGCGAACCTCGGCAAGCCGTCGATCTTCGCCCCGGACCGTCTCCGTCCGACTCTCTACGATGCGAATGTCTCCATACTCGGCCCCGGCGGCTCGAACACGCGCAAGCGCCAACTCGGCCAATTCATCCCAATTCGGCTGCCCCATACACCGCTCCTATTTCACGCTTGTCCGTTTCATCCGTGGCGCCGCGGAAACCAGGGGATGAAGACATTAGTCGTAAGCTGATAGTGCCGATACTCGTCACCCCGAGAGCGCAACGCCTGAGCCTCCGCATAGGGCACCCCGGTCACCTTGAGCAGCGCCCAGCCCATGGCGGCGGGCCCGACCCATGTCAGCCATCCGTTGGAGAGACCGACGGCCATGACCACGTAGCTCCACCAGTGCACCCACTCGAAGAAATAGTTGGGATGTCGCGAATAGTACCACAGACCTGTCCGGCAGACGTGGGAGCGATTCCACGGCTGCCGTTTGAAATCGGCCAACTGCGCGTCCGCGACGGTTTCTCCGATGATTCCGACCAGCCAGAGGCCCACGCCGGCATACTCCCACAGACTGAAGGTCGGCCGAGGATTCTGCATGACCACAAGGAAGGGCAGGGAAAACAATGGCACGGCCGCAGCTTGGAGCTGAAAATAGAGAAACAGGTTCCGCTCGCTGTCCGCTCCCCATTGCTGCCTGAGCCGCGCATAGCGCGGGTCTTCGGGCTGTCCCAAGACCCGCGTGAATAGGATGGCCAGCCCCAGCCGCAGCCCGTAGCCAGCAGCCAACAGCGCCAGCAACAACCGGCGCTCCGGCACCCCCGGCACCTGCACCGCATACCACACCACCACACCGAACAGGGTCATACACCACCCCACATCCGCGATCGATGCATTCCGCACGATCCGTTGTATCCACCAGAGCAGCGCCATGACGACCATGGAAGCCAGATAGGCCCAAAGGACGAGGGCCAATGGATCCATGGTCATCAGATCGCCTCATTGTCAGGACGCCAGAGATCCTTTACCGGGATTCCACGTTGTCGCTGCAACCAGCCCCGAAACCCGGGAAGTTGAAACGACAGATGCCGCCGGACTTTATCGCAATTCAATGAGAGATCTGGCGCACGCGCGGGACCGCCATAATCGCGAAGCGTCCCGGGCTTGAGCGACGGTTCCAGTTCCGGGTAGAACGATGCCATAAGCTGACCAAGGTCCCAGCGCGACAACCGTTCTTGGCCGGCGAGGTGATACAGCCCCGACGGCGCCGTGCGGATCAGTTCCCAGATGGCCCGCGCTGTCACGGCGGCGGGAATGGGGCATCGATATTCGTCTGTGAATAGGGTAAGAGGCCGTCGCGCCCGCCAGGCCAGGATCAGTTCCTCCACGAAGCTTCGATCACCGGTTGGCGAGAGCCCGGCGTTGAGCGAGGTGCGCAGGACAAGATGCCGCTCGTGCGCAAGGACCAGGCGCTCTGCGGCCACCTTGGTCTCCCCGTAGACGGTCAGCGGACTCGCCGGATCTGTTTCGGTATAGGCCCCCTGCTGTCCATTGAACACATGATCGGTCGAGATGAACACCAGCCGGGCGCCCGAAGCGGACGCGAGGTCCGTCAGATGGCCGGTGACCTCGACATTCACACGCCTCGCCAGTTCCGGATTGTCCCGACAGGCGACGGCCTTGCTGATCGCGGCGCAATGGACGATCGCCTCGGGCTTGAGCCGTTGCCACAATTCCTCTACGGCCGATCGGTCCGTGAGGTCAAGCTCGTGCCTTGTGAGACCGACGACCCGCCAACCTGCCACCCATCGGAACGCACTGCCGACCAGATAGCTCCCGATCAAGCCGCCCGCCCCCGTTACCACCACGGTCCGAACAGAGTTGAACGATACGGTGCTCATGGCTCAGCCTTGGATCGAACCTTTGCTCGTCTGTCGTGTGGTCCTACCCGCCAGTCATGAAGAGATGCGCGTTGGATAAACGGATCAGCGCGCAGCACGATGATACCGGAACAATAGTGGGGAGAAAAGGTTTATCGGGCGGTCAAGGCTGGAAGGGGCCCGGAGGGGGGTTCGGATCGCGTGAGGTGAAACGTGCCACCCTTCTCAGTCGGCGTTTGGTTGTGACCGATGCGGGTGTACCACCAACGCCCGTCCCCTTCCGAAAAATCCGGCGCGAGGGTGACTTCAAATCCTCCTTCCCGATCATTCTCCGGTTGATGCCAGCGCCCGCGCCAGTGATGATCGTCCAAGCGATCGGTGATTAACCGCCCACCCTTATAGGGATAGGTCCCGACCCCGCTACGGTCGATCTCCAGCGGAACAACAGCCGTCCCTTCCTCATACTCCCACGAGCCGGCGAGAACGGAGAACGCCGGCTCTCCTTCTATGACGGAAGCGGCTGGTGGCAACACAGGTTGTTGGGGGATCTGCGAACAGCCGGTCAGCAACGAACTGATCAGCGGCAGGAACGCGCCCATCATCCAGAGTCCGGACCGGTCTCGTTTCATGAACTCCTCACACAAGCAGGCCACATAACGATCTTTCTTCTTATGCCCGCCGTCGCTACCCGCATACTTACCTTGACTCTGTACAACATGCAATAGAAACACAAACCTGTGAGAAACCCTGGCTCATCGGCGAAGATGGCAGGGAGCGCTTAAACAGGCAGACCTTGAACGTGGATATCAGACATCCACACTGCGGAGGATCATCGAGTGGGGAACATAACAGGCTGGTCCGCGCTGGCCATCCGACTCAGCGGAATGTCTCCTGCCTCAGCCGGCTGGCGCGTCTCGATCACAGGAGGCCTTCGAGCGGCAACCGCCTGGCCTCCCTCTCCAGCCTGGCCGAACTGATCGCATCGAGATCATAGGCGATATACATCTTATCGAGATAGGCTTCGCCGGGGAACGGCCGCCCGCATTTCACGCCTCGCCACTGATCAATCTTGACGGTCTGATTCCGTTCATTGAACTCATCGATAGCCAGAAGCTCTCCGGCGAATCGATGGCTGACGAAGCTTTCGACGACGTCGTCGAAATAGAGGGGCACTTGCCTGAGCATCCGCTTTTTCGGGTGACTGAGCACCGTGAACGCGTGGGTCGTCGAAGAATAGAGGTCGAGATCGAAGGAGATGAATCCGATCGGACAGTCCTGGATGTGCTCGACGAACTGTTGTGTGGTAGCCTCCACATCACCCAGAATCAGTTGGGTGCGGTGTTGAAGCTTCGACCGGAGCAGGTGTTCGTCCATCGGGAAGTCCCCCGGTTTCCAATAGTCCGGATGGTCCCGGTAATCGTTGGTTGTGTCCGGCAAGCCGGTCCCGCGGTCGAATCCATATACTTTGATCCTGACGCCGGTTTCCTGCTCCACCGCCTCGGCCTCGGCTTGAAGTGCAATCAGGCCCTGTCCCCCGGCCACTCCGAATTCCAGCGCGCAGATCTCGGGAATCCCTTGGTAACGGGCGAGGTCCGCCCCGTTCAGCAGGCCTAAGAGGTATCCGGGCCGAGACGAAATGCCCCACAGTTCCCTGGCCCTGACAGAGATTGGCAATATCTTCAGCAAAGCCCTGGTGAGAAAGCGAAACGGCGGCTCCATCGACAAGCGATTGCGCCACAGTGGAAGCGACACCGACACCACCCTACCTCCTGATCCTTTTACTCATGCGCGCGGCTGCACGCTAACAAGGTCGCCTTGCGGCATTCAAGCCCTCTTCGGTAGGTAGGTTTCAGAGGCGGCTTTCGCTTCGCGGACGAGCGGGGCGGCGCTTCTACGCGGAGGGTGGCTCAACTTACCCCCGGGTCAGCTTCCGGTATCGAATTCGGTGCGGCTGATCGGCTTCCTTGCCGAGGCGCCTCTTTCGGTCGGCCTCGTAGTCGCTATAGTTCCCTTCGAACCAGACGACCCGGCTCTCCCCTTCAAACGCGAGGATATGCGTGGCGATACGATCGAGAAACCAGCGGTCGTGGCTGCTGATCACCGCGCAGCCGGCGAAATTCTCCAATCCCTCTTCCAACGCGCGCAGCGTGTTCACGTCGAGATCGTTGGTCGGCTCGTCGAGAATGATGAGGTTGGCGCCTTCTTTCAGCATGCGGGCCAAGTGCACCCGATTGCGTTCGCCGCCGGACAGCTCCTTGACTTTCTTCTGCTGATCCGTCCCGGCGAAATTGAAGCGGGCGCAATAGCCGCGCGCATTGACTTCGACCTTGCCCAGCTTGATCGTCTCCTGCCCGTCGGAAATGACTTCGTATACGGTCTTGTTTCCGTCGAGGCTGCGATCCTGATCCACATAGCCGAGCTTGACTGTGTCGCCGATCTTGATCGTCCCTATGTCCGGCTTCTCCTTGCCGATGATCATGCGGAACATCGTGGTCTTGCCGGCGCCGTTCGGACCGATCACGCCGACGATCCCGCCCTTCGGAAGGCTGAAGTTCACGTTTTCGTAGAGCAACCGGTCCCCATACGCCTTGCTGACGCCTTCGGCTTCCACGACCACATCGCCGAGCCGCGGCCCGGGCGGGATGTAGATTTCGAGATCCTCCGCCCGCTCGTCCTGCTTCTGATTGACGAGCTCCTCATAGCGGTTCAACCGCGCCTTGCCTTTCGATTGCCTGGCCTTCGGCGACATCCGGATCCATTCCAATTCGTGCTCCAGGGTCTTTCGGCGCTTGGATTCCGCCTTTTCTTCCTTCTCCAACCGTTCCTGTTTCTGCTCCAGCCAGGACGAATAATTGCCTTGGAACGGAATGCCGTGGCCCCGGTCGAGCTCGAGAATCCAGCCCGCCACGTTATCCAGGAAGTAGCGATCGTGCGTGACCGCGATGACCGTGCCCTTGTATTGCTGGAGGTGCTGTTCGAGCCACTGCACCGACTCGGCGTCCAAGTGGTTGGTCGGCTCATCCAGCAACAGAATGTCCGGCTCCTGAATGAGCAGCCGGCAGAGCGCCACCCGGCGCTTCTCGCCGCCGGAGAGCTCGCCGACCTTCTGGTCTGCGGGCGGGCAGCGGAGGGCGTCCATCGCGACCTCGAGCTGATTCTCCAGCTCCCAGCCGTTGGCCGCCTCGATCTTTTCCTGCAACTGCGCCTGCTTGTCGAGCAGCTTCTCCATCTCCTCCGGCGAGGCGTCGCCCATCCGGTTGCTGATCGTCTCGTATTCATGGAGCAGCGCCACCAATTCGGCCTTGCCCTCCTCGACGACCTCCTTGACCGTTTTCTTGGGGTCGAGCTGCGGTTCCTGTTCGAGCAGCCCGGCGCTGTACCCTTTCGATCGGACCACTTCCCCGGTGTAGTTCTGATCCACGCCTGCAATGATGCGGAGCAGGCTGCTCTTCCCGGCGCCGTTCAGGCCCAGCACGCCGATCTTGGCGCCGTGATAAAAGCCCAAATAAATATCTCGCAACACCTGCTTCTTCGGCGGGTAGACCTTGCCGACCCCGACCAAAGAGAAGATCACCTGCTTATCGTTTGTGGCCATGGTTCCTCGGTTGTGATCGCGATGGGGATGACGGAAAGCTCACGATAGCAAAAGCCGGCGATCATGCACAACCGTACGATGACGGTTCCTGACCATCTATTTACACCCTGCTAGGGGGCTGCCGGGACGCCGTGCAGGCGCTTTTTGATGTCGGATGCCACCTCTGCCCAGGTCATGTCACTCGTGACCTGCTGTTTAAAGTACGGTGGTCGA
The DNA window shown above is from Nitrospira tepida and carries:
- a CDS encoding TldD/PmbA family protein, with the translated sequence MGQPNWDELAELALARVRAAGAEYGDIRIVESRTETVRGEDRRLAEVRDSRDGGFGVRVLYHGAWGFAASAIRSLEEVPRVAELAVDIAKGSASLARDPVRLAEEPVHRDTVVTARKADPFAVPLEQKTAMLMETMEVLHRQSGVVRSRAQLWARQDVKLFVSTEGSRIHFDLLAVQGEMEVTAVHDGRFASRSYNTPHLRTGYELINQANFVAEAPRVAAEAVEKVKAPAVQAGTYDLVLDPEHLSLTIHESCGHPSELDRALGYEANYAGTSFLTTDKLGTFRYGSPHVTLVADNTEPETLAATGYDDDGVACQRWDIVREGLFVGYCTNREVAPKIGDRRSRGSNRAESWASIPIVRIANVGLLPGRASLDDLLADVRRGIYIEGHGSYSIDQRRYNFQFGGDAFWLVEHGKRTHMLRDVVYHDITPEFWNRCDGVANERFRRRYGFITCGKGQPGQSGWMTHAASPARFRGVSVIRSSGDKTS
- a CDS encoding TldD/PmbA family protein, producing the protein MSSGLTSRQEFEFLTDLVLKHSSGDDTVMSLWDSIGGTTRFANNQIIQNVNARRVTLTVTVAFGRRRGTASTTDLTAGAVQDALKRAERIARVSPEDPEYLPSLPLQTYLALPCWRAETSAAGAARRLADARRMIGMCQGEGLNAAGIVATSDGIAALSTSQGLRAYEPRTEARFSVTVMDGEASAWASNAHRSCDQLAIEERTRLAIGKVKRAGSPKPLAAGRYTVLLEPAAVAGLLSWMIWLLDAKSYEKGTSPFSGKLGHPLIDPRLNLHNLPLHPDLLGMSFDSDGVPSRESWWIQDGVLRQLAYDRFTAHTKAVPPISLPEAPCLSGDGIGDDLIATTEQGILVSNLWYLRVVSHTDLTLTGMTRDGTFLIENGKIAGAVHNFRFHESPLKAFSNLDECTHPAETVTAETGKMLVPAMRIRDFHFSSVTRF
- a CDS encoding SDR family oxidoreductase; the protein is MSTVSFNSVRTVVVTGAGGLIGSYLVGSAFRWVAGWRVVGLTRHELDLTDRSAVEELWQRLKPEAIVHCAAISKAVACRDNPELARRVNVEVTGHLTDLASASGARLVFISTDHVFNGQQGAYTETDPASPLTVYGETKVAAERLVLAHERHLVLRTSLNAGLSPTGDRSFVEELILAWRARRPLTLFTDEYRCPIPAAVTARAIWELIRTAPSGLYHLAGQERLSRWDLGQLMASFYPELEPSLKPGTLRDYGGPARAPDLSLNCDKVRRHLSFQLPGFRGWLQRQRGIPVKDLWRPDNEAI
- a CDS encoding DUF1295 domain-containing protein → MTMDPLALVLWAYLASMVVMALLWWIQRIVRNASIADVGWCMTLFGVVVWYAVQVPGVPERRLLLALLAAGYGLRLGLAILFTRVLGQPEDPRYARLRQQWGADSERNLFLYFQLQAAAVPLFSLPFLVVMQNPRPTFSLWEYAGVGLWLVGIIGETVADAQLADFKRQPWNRSHVCRTGLWYYSRHPNYFFEWVHWWSYVVMAVGLSNGWLTWVGPAAMGWALLKVTGVPYAEAQALRSRGDEYRHYQLTTNVFIPWFPRRHG
- the ettA gene encoding energy-dependent translational throttle protein EttA, with protein sequence MATNDKQVIFSLVGVGKVYPPKKQVLRDIYLGFYHGAKIGVLGLNGAGKSSLLRIIAGVDQNYTGEVVRSKGYSAGLLEQEPQLDPKKTVKEVVEEGKAELVALLHEYETISNRMGDASPEEMEKLLDKQAQLQEKIEAANGWELENQLEVAMDALRCPPADQKVGELSGGEKRRVALCRLLIQEPDILLLDEPTNHLDAESVQWLEQHLQQYKGTVIAVTHDRYFLDNVAGWILELDRGHGIPFQGNYSSWLEQKQERLEKEEKAESKRRKTLEHELEWIRMSPKARQSKGKARLNRYEELVNQKQDERAEDLEIYIPPGPRLGDVVVEAEGVSKAYGDRLLYENVNFSLPKGGIVGVIGPNGAGKTTMFRMIIGKEKPDIGTIKIGDTVKLGYVDQDRSLDGNKTVYEVISDGQETIKLGKVEVNARGYCARFNFAGTDQQKKVKELSGGERNRVHLARMLKEGANLIILDEPTNDLDVNTLRALEEGLENFAGCAVISSHDRWFLDRIATHILAFEGESRVVWFEGNYSDYEADRKRRLGKEADQPHRIRYRKLTRG